TGAGAGTATCCGGATGGCTTTAAGTGAGTTTGGGATGCAACGTGCTCATGTTGTGTCGTATGGGTCTAATTAGAGACCAAACTACTCTTGATATTATCGTTAACTAAGGtgagttttctttcttctattcTCATGGTGTTTTGAGCTTCAATGATATGGCTTTATATCTAATTGACCTTGTTTGTACTTCTATATAATGCTGTTCTCAGGTTTTCTGAGACGGCTGTTGAATCGCACTTCATAAATGGTGAAACTTTCAGCTGGTGAAAATTTCTGTTTCTGATGCAACATACGGGAGTGAGATCTCAAATATCTTGGTATTAACTATATGAAGTGAAAAATGTGAGAGATATATCCAACACATGTCAACACTCTTTGTGAGCTGCCAACTGTGTTTTCTGAAGCCAAGGCTCGCACCGTCAGAGATCCAACTTATAGCTTGTGCTGAACTAAACACAAGCAGAACTTTTGCTGTTTTGCAGCAGAATCGAGTATTATGTTCATATTGTACATGTAATGGAAAACTTGTTCATATTTTCACGAGAAAATCAATATACAATCTTGAACAATTTTTGTTTGCACAGAGTTTCCATCGCACCCATTTCTTGCCTGGTGTATTGTTGTTCTTTCAACGACCTACCCAGTGACCATGAGTTTTCTATTGCCAAATTCAACATGGCATCAAATCATCAATTATCTTTTGAGCTTTGACGAAGGCCTTTAGGTTGAGCATTGAAACATGGGCGTGCAGGCCCCTAGGAACTAGGAAGATGGTTTCCAGAGGAGGCAATATCAATGCATAGCCAAATTCAACATGGCATGAGCATCAATTAATTCGcatcaattaaaaaaatactcCATACAAGTTGACCTCTACACACATTCTCAGTAGTAAACCATTTGAAAATTACACGATTTAAGCAACACAGTGATTTTATTACGGTGCCGAACACCTCAGTTAAATCCATTGATATCACGTGAAATGCAGCTTTGCCGAGGGGTTCTCCCTTTACAGGGTCTCGGCTCCACTACACCTCAAACAACTGGATTGAATCATCCTCAGCAATCACAGAAATCATCTCAAAAACTCAACAGTATCGATAAGCAATTTCACAAGTTCCTCTAGCAATTATCAAATACTGAGTAACCGAATCAAAATTTAACAACAACTAAAGAATAGCCACGCCTTATTAGATCAAAATCTTCTAGATCTAAGCTATAACTAGCTCAAATATCAGAAATCTCCGATTACGAACACAGAAAAACACATAGAAGTAACAACGTGATTCAGCTCTAGAGTTCAGCTACCGCATTCATTTCAGTTTTTgatgaaaggaaagaagaattGCATTGAGACGATGAGAAATCGTCAATTTTGTCCGGAACgaagcagaggagagagagaaagtggaatACCTGAAGGAACTACAGAGAAGATGATGAACTAAGCTTTGCTCTCGCGGCTGAGGCACTGAGAGTTTGCTTTAGGGTTTCCGGCTTTTATAATTGTGCGAGATAAAATCAGGGTTTTATTTCTTGTTGGGCTGGGCTGTTTGGGCTTGGCTTTGTGAAAAGTTGGGTCGGGCTTCGATTCATGTGTAATCCCACGGTTTGCATTGAGATTTCCAAATTTCCAATTTTGTCCCACTTTTTTCTACTACATGGTAATTagataaaaatattaaaagtgaaaataataaTTGAGTAAAGAGCCTCAAGCTCCCTTTCCTTTTTTCTGATGaatcctttttctttgattttttatCAATACTATTAGTAGTAATAAAGTTAGAAATATTCGTTGAATCACTTGAATGTTGATGATAGGTGAAATGTTTGAGCCGCTATcttgcaagttttttttttttttttttttgagatgaattTAATCCAAAAGATTACAACGATGGGAATGACACTTTAAAATTCTAACCACTCCAAACAGAGAAGAGGACATACTCATACCCCAAATATAGAACTAGCGGTTATGATAAGCTGATAGGGGCCCAACTCTAACCACAAACATCAACTTATCCCAGGAGTTCTTATACATCCTTACAATCAACCTCAAGAAGAGACTAACCCCTTCCGACACCATATACCAATATCTCCAGATATGTGTAGGGGCAGCTCCTTATTACATTGACTACAAGAACACAGCGAAATTAGAACAATTAGTCCCTAGAGATGACACCATAAAATGGCACACCACTTGTCCAGACCACTAACACCCTCACTCAAAGGAGGAGGGACTGATAAAACCTAAACAAGAAcctaaaaaaccaaaacaaaactcTAAAGAAACCACCAACACCCTCACTCAAGGGAGGAGGGACTGATTAAACCTAAACAAAACCTataaaacaaagcaaaaacCCTAATAATAATGATGACGAGCCCTCACGAACCACCTTACTTCTCGGCCAGTAATCAACTGTCGAAAGCGATCATGGGAGATTCAGGCCAGATCCAAGCATACACGAATAATCTGAAATTCACCAACTACAACCAACTAGCATTCCACAATTCCCACCCAGACCGCATCCAACATCCACGCCTCCGCCACAAGTCCATCGCGCACCACCACCCCCTCCGATCCCACAAATCCCAAACTCTAGCGAGCAACCCGATCAGGAATAGCATAACGAAAGAAAAAGGTCTCTGGTCAGAACTTGGAAATCGCTCTAAAGCCGCAACCAACTCAagtagaagaaggaagagaacgCGACTCACCAACCACCGGAGAAAACATaacagctctgataccaattgaaggaatggatggatttcaaaactttttaattagtgcggaattagtttaaccattaaactactaactaaacataaaatccattcaTTTAACCCATaatcttggcttattgtgatatgtatataaacatagcatgcatagtaaggaagaacaaagagggagtttatgttctactcacccttggagcgtgattttaatccgatccaagtgaaccaccaaagttcctctccttgatctctccttgtgtgtgtttcctccaccttgaagcaccttggattaagaactccttcttgtactccttcttgtgcttgtaatcttctctttgatgtaacaagtaaagccacaaaaggatatggcctctaaggatcttcaccaagtgaatcaagagatgaagaaagatgaaagaaaagaagaaattatgcaagtgttcttctttcctttaatttggtaatggaccaagggagaactctttctctctctctcaaatctgaaaataatagtgtggagacacacttattctctttgtccatgctttcacttttatataataggaaataactccaattactaaaagaaaatattgactttcataaagccaatattttggctggtccatacttgttattgggcactaaaaatgtgtcttgggctttcatttaaatctcatttagtgaagcccaagtccacacgAAAAGCCCGACAATCatttaggcccaataggttcggttttacccgaaaaacctaattatgtccaaataataaatctaattaattatttggtcataaccaactcttgtttaatcttcttcatatacaatctcaaggatccacttatatggtgtgcgatctcttaggttctaattaacaaggcagtgaagtttatagaaaccattctattttgtttacgaatcaaaaactccatttttgattctcccttgttattaggattataaatgtttattaatcctcggggacttcacaagtcatgagtgacgtcttgcaacatatcatgactaccctagttaatgtagaatgtcaaagaacctattcaattggaattacaatacaatacggtccttctctaacactatgttctaaatcacatcatcggggtatggaattgatatgtcaatcccctaatgtgattttcattcttatgtgattcttagaatgtgattagaaactcctttttaatctcattcaatgctttggccaaagactcattgaatcacatctttgaacatacaccttatttacttaaggatagagattccttattgtacactcacatgtctccatgaccgaattgattataccaatgaatgcatttattatatccattaagggacacaatattattgcatcatcaagaaataatcaattcactcataagacaactatggtgtctcaggtcaaaggactaatttgtattattgcaatttagagttcaagtttgacatgtaagtaagactccatacaagaactctaatgatcgcgttcagtgtactctttaaattaagagcacccacatacttgtattagtgtctccacacaaatgacaagagacatatcatcctccatattgagcatacatagtatgtgctagtctttccggattatcaatgtccaagtgataatcctatgactaggaaccttttaggataagagtgtgaaagagtaaaggtctcacacatctaactctttagattactttctctttaactcatattccttggaccttgttcaatcaaatatcaaatataagcaatgaacaataaacttgcccttttgattaataataattacaataataattacatcaaaatgattgttttaggacacaattccttcaatCTCCCACTTGTACTAAACCCAATCAGCCATGAAACGTACACCCATCTTCTCAAGATGTTGTTCTAGCTTTGCTTGTGATAAAGGCTTAGTGAATGGATCTGATATGTTATCAGTAGATGCTACTTTGAGAATGTTAATGTCTCCACGATTAACAATCTCCCTTATGATATGGAAGCGTCTTTCGATGTGTTTGGATTTTTGATGAGACCTTGGTTCCTTGGCTTGAGCAATTGCCCCATTGTTGTCACAATAAAGTGGAATCGGTGACTCAATGGTAGGAACAACATCAAGTTCagtgatgaactttttcatccaaACTGCTTCCTTTGCAGCATCTGATGCTGCAATGTATTCTGCCTCAGTAGTGGAATCTGCAACAATGCTTTGTTTGCAGCTTCTCCAATATACTGCACCTCCATTCAAGGTGAAGACAAACCCTGATGTGGATTTTCTGTCATTCACATCAGATTGAAAATCTGAGTCTGTGTATGCTTCCACTTGCAACTCTGATTGCAAATCACCACCTCCATAAACGAGGAATAAATCTTTAGTCCTTCTCAAGTACTTAAGGATATTCTTAACAGCATTCCAGTGTTCTAAACCTGGATTGGACTGATATCGACTAGTTATGCTTACGCCATAACTGATATCAGGTCTTGTGCATAGCATCGCATACATGAGGCTCCCTATTGCAGATGCATATGGGATCTTGCTCATCTTTTGCACTTCCTCAATCGTTTGTGGGCACATTTTCTTAGAAAGGTGAATGCCATGTCTGACAGGCAGAAAACCCTTCTTAGATTGTTCCATGTGAAATCTATTCAGCACTTTGTCTATGTACAAGGATTGAGATAATCCAATTAATCCTTTTGATCTGTCTTTATAGATCTTTATTCCTAGTACATAGGCATCTTCTCCAAGATCCTTCATAAGGAAAGTCTTGGACAACCAAATTTTAATTGAAGATAACATTCCTACATCATTCCCAACAAGTAGGATGTCATCTACATAAAGTACAAGGAACACAACAACACTCCCACTGACCTTCTTGTAAACACAAGGTTCATCCATATTTTGTGTGAAATCAAAAGATTTGACTGCATCATCAAAACGGATGTTCCaactccttgaagcttgcttatATCCGAATAGATTTAACCATGGCAACAGGAGAGAACGTATCTTCATAGTCAATGCCCTCTCTTTGCTTATAGCCCTTTGCCACCAACCTAGCTTTGTAGGTTTCTATTTTACCTTCTGAGCctatctttttcttgaagacccATTTGTTTCCAATTGGTCTAATACCAGGTGGAGGGTCAACGAGAGTCCAGACTTGATTGGTATACATAGAGTCAATCTCGGATTCCATGGCTTCTTGCCATTTCTTTGAGTCAACGTTTGACATTGCTTCATTATAACTAGAAGGATCATGCAGGTTTTCATTGTCACCAAGGAGATTTAACTCCCCAAGGCTTTCATGACACAAACCATACCTCTTGGGAGGTATCCGGATCCTACTAGAAATTCTTGGAGTTTGTGTTATAGTTGGTTCAGGAAGTTGTTCAATGGGAAATGGAGTGTTAGTTTGTGGCTTGTTGGACACTTCCTTGAGTTCTATCATTTgctcaacatttccatcaaggaCGTAGTCCCTTTCAAGGAAAGTGGCATTCCTGCTAACAAACACCTTTTGTTCTTCAGGTTGATAGAAATAATATCCTAAACTATCTTTAGGATATCCCACAAATAAACACTTGCTTGATCTAGCTTCAAGCTTGCCTGCTTCTAGTCTTTTGACATAAGCTGGACAACCCCAAATCTTAATATGATTGAGACTTGGTTTCTTCCCATGCCACATCTCATATGGTGTAAGAGGGACGGACTTGGAAGGCACTTTATTCAACAAATAAATTGCTGTTTGAAGTGCATATCCCCAAAAGGATATAGGTAAATCAGTATAGCTCATCATGGAACGAACCATGTCTAACAAAGTTCGATTTCTCCTTTCAGAGACACCATTGAGTTGTGGTGTTCCAGGAGAGCTAATGAAGAAACAATGCCTTCTTGTTTGAGATAATCAATAAACTCATTGCTTAAGTATTCGCCTCCTTGATCAGATCTTAGAGCCTTAATACTTCTGTCGGTTTGTTTCTCAACTTCATCCTTAAATTCTTTGAACTTTTCAAAGGCTTCAGATTTGTTCTTCATAAGGTATAAATAACCAAACCGAGAATAATCATCGGTAAAGGTTATGAAGTATGAGAACCCACCTCTACTAATAGTGGACATGGGACCACATACATCGGTATGTATTAGGCCTAGGAGTTCTTTAACTCTTGTTCTTTGTCCACCATAATGTGACttggtcatttttccttttagacaAGACTCACAAGTAGGCATAGGATCAGATCCTAATGACTCTAAGTATCCATTTTTGGATAATTTGTGAATTCTATCTTGGCTAATATGACCAAGTTTAAGGTGCCACATCTTAATGGGGTTAACCGTTTCTCGAGATCTCTTAGATCCCAAAGCATTTTCCTTCATACAGTTAATACTACCATCTAAAGCTAGATGAAAGAGACCATCAATAATATTAGCATGACATATCATGCGTTCATTAATAGATACAAAACCACTTAGTTTATCAAAAACTACTCTATAACCATCCTTCAAAAGCATGGAGATGGAGATAAGGTTCTTTATACATATAGGAAGATAAAGACAATTATTTAACTCCAATGTATCTCCTGATGGTAACTTCAAAATATAAGTCCCTACGGCTTTGGCGTCAACTCTTGTGCCATTTCCTACACGTAGGGTGATTTCTCCAGCTTTAAGCTTCCTTGCTCCCACTAGGTCCTGCAACGAAGTGCAAACATGGTGGGATGCAcctgaatcaattatccaagtggAAGTATTATTAACTGTAAATATTGATTCAATCACATTGATCATACCTTCCGTTGAAGACTTgttcttcaaggatgcaagataAGCTTTGCAATTCCTCTTCCAGTGCCCATCTTTgttgcaaaagaaacaaataccttttggttccttttgttccttcttcttcttcttcttttggactgCTCCCTTAGGCTTTATCACttgtttcttcttccctttgccTTTGGACTTactggatgaagaagaagcgaTAATGGCCGCACTCCcactctctttcttgatttgctTCTCAGCTGTTACCAGCATATTGAGAAGATCAGAAAGAGTATGATCCATTTGTTGCATATTATAGTTCATTATGAACTGAGAAAATGAATCATCTAgggaggaaagaagaagatctTGAGCTAGCTCCGCATCAAGTGCAAATCCAAGGTCTTGAATTTGCTCAATAAGGCCTATCATTTTTAGACCATGTTGATGAACAGGTGCACCCCTCACATGCTTTGTCTTAACAAGCTCATTGACTACTGTGAAGCGCacatttctatttctttcaccaaacaaTTCAGTGAGATGGAGTAATATAGAACTGGCGCTATCCATATTCTCATGTTGCTTCTGAAGTTGTGAGTTCATGGATGCAAGCATAACACATTTAGCTTGAGTGTCATCATCCTTATGCTTTTGATAAGCAACACGTTGCTCATCGGTTGCATCTTGAGCCAAAAGAGTGTGAGGGGGTGCATTTTGTAAGACATAAGCGATCTTATCGAATGTCAATACAATTTTCAAATTGCGGAGCCAGTCATTGAAGTTTGGGCCCTCAAGACGATTTTCATTGAGAATTTTGGTGATAGGGTGTCCTGACATATTGCA
This portion of the Rosa chinensis cultivar Old Blush chromosome 1, RchiOBHm-V2, whole genome shotgun sequence genome encodes:
- the LOC121049989 gene encoding secreted RxLR effector protein 161-like, which encodes MEQSKKGFLPVRHGIHLSKKMCPQTIEEVQKMSKIPYASAIGSLMYAMLCTRPDISYGVSITSRYQSNPGLEHWNAVKNILKYLRRTKDLFLVYGGGDLQSELQVEAYTDSDFQSDVNDRKSTSGFVFTLNGGAVYWRSCKQSIVADSTTEAEYIAASDAAKEAVWMKKFITELDVVPTIESPIPLYCDNNGAIAQAKEPRSHQKSKHIERRFHIIREIVNRGDINILKVASTDNISDPFTKPLSQAKLEQHLEKMGVRFMADWV